A region of Bradyrhizobium sp. SZCCHNS1050 DNA encodes the following proteins:
- a CDS encoding HIT family protein — protein sequence MPESAWSLHPQLAKDTIDIGDLPLSRVLVIKDANYPWLLLVPRREGAVEIIDLDEVAQAQLMTEITRASRALKEITKCDKLNVAALGNMVPQLHVHIIARRTSDVAWPRPVWGAAPAVPHDAQEVQQFISAIRRKIWLG from the coding sequence ATGCCCGAATCAGCCTGGTCGCTGCATCCGCAACTTGCGAAGGATACGATCGACATTGGCGACCTGCCGCTGTCCCGCGTGCTGGTGATCAAGGACGCGAACTATCCTTGGCTGCTGTTGGTGCCGCGGCGCGAGGGCGCGGTCGAGATCATCGATCTCGACGAGGTCGCGCAGGCGCAGCTGATGACCGAGATCACGCGGGCGTCACGCGCGCTCAAAGAGATCACCAAATGCGACAAGCTCAACGTCGCCGCGCTCGGCAACATGGTGCCCCAGTTGCACGTCCACATCATCGCGCGACGCACGAGTGACGTGGCCTGGCCGCGACCGGTGTGGGGCGCCGCGCCCGCTGTGCCCCACGATGCGCAGGAGGTGCAGCAGTTCATCAGCGCTATCAGGCGCAAGATCTGGCTAGGGTGA
- a CDS encoding DNA polymerase III subunit gamma/tau: protein MTDAGAPPVPPDSADAPAKPYRVLARKYRPSSFADLIGQEAVVRTVSNAFETGRIPQAWILTGVRGVGKTTTARILARALNYELPDGSVKGPTIHMPVLGTHCQAIMESRHMDILEMDAASHTGVDDVRQINDSVRYAPASARYKVYIIDEVHMLSTAAFNAFLKTLEEPPEHAKFVFATTEIRKVPVTVLSRCQRFDLRRVEADVLMKHLSGIATKEGVTIEPEALGIIARAAEGSVRDSLSLLDQAIAHSAGEVRADDVRQMLGLADRTRVIDLFHHLASGDIAAAFKEFREQYDVGADPVVVLSDLAEFVNFVTRVKVVPATADNVAFSETERLRARDFATKLSMRVLSRMWQMLLKGIAETQGATRPAAAAEMVLVRIAYAADLPTPDEAIRMIDQNGGGSPVVTNGGGARAAPASTMSAGTPPVMTSAPMQAPRAQGPTLAAVGGSMRPQAMSSQPAPATQDQPALRIASFQELVALAGKNRDLITKSALEMDVRLVRFEEGRLEIALERTAQRSLVSDLGRKLEDWTGRRWTVIVSNEPGQATLREQNLRAKSEREAAAEADPRVQEILARFPGTKVVEVRRLAPEPPESDASAVEPPDESDDDDF, encoded by the coding sequence ATGACCGACGCTGGCGCCCCACCTGTTCCGCCTGACAGCGCCGACGCTCCCGCCAAGCCCTACCGGGTGCTGGCGCGCAAATACCGCCCCTCCAGCTTCGCAGATCTGATCGGCCAGGAGGCCGTGGTGCGCACCGTCTCGAACGCGTTCGAGACCGGCCGGATTCCGCAGGCCTGGATTCTGACCGGCGTCCGCGGCGTCGGCAAGACGACCACCGCCCGCATTCTCGCCCGCGCATTGAATTACGAGCTGCCGGACGGCTCGGTGAAGGGGCCGACCATCCATATGCCGGTGCTCGGCACCCATTGCCAGGCGATCATGGAAAGCCGGCACATGGACATCCTCGAGATGGACGCGGCGTCCCACACCGGCGTCGATGACGTCCGCCAGATCAATGACAGCGTCCGCTATGCGCCGGCCAGCGCGCGCTACAAGGTCTACATCATCGACGAAGTCCACATGCTGTCGACAGCGGCGTTCAACGCCTTCCTGAAGACCTTGGAGGAGCCGCCGGAGCACGCCAAGTTCGTGTTTGCGACCACCGAGATCCGCAAAGTGCCGGTGACGGTGCTGTCGCGCTGCCAGCGCTTCGATCTGCGCCGCGTCGAGGCCGACGTGCTGATGAAGCATCTTTCGGGCATCGCGACCAAGGAAGGCGTGACGATCGAGCCCGAGGCGCTCGGCATCATCGCGCGCGCCGCCGAAGGCTCGGTGCGCGATTCGTTGTCGCTGCTCGATCAGGCGATCGCGCACAGCGCCGGCGAAGTCCGAGCCGACGATGTCCGTCAGATGCTGGGCCTCGCCGACCGCACCCGCGTGATCGACCTGTTCCACCATCTCGCCAGCGGCGACATCGCTGCCGCCTTCAAGGAATTCCGCGAGCAATATGACGTCGGCGCCGACCCCGTGGTCGTGCTGTCGGATCTGGCCGAGTTCGTGAACTTCGTCACCCGGGTGAAGGTCGTGCCGGCCACGGCCGACAACGTCGCCTTCAGCGAGACCGAGCGGCTGCGCGCGCGCGACTTCGCCACCAAGCTGTCGATGCGGGTGCTGTCGCGGATGTGGCAGATGCTGCTCAAGGGCATCGCCGAGACCCAAGGCGCGACGCGCCCGGCCGCCGCCGCGGAAATGGTGCTGGTACGGATTGCCTACGCGGCCGATCTGCCGACGCCCGACGAAGCCATTCGGATGATCGACCAGAACGGCGGCGGATCTCCCGTTGTCACGAACGGCGGCGGAGCGCGTGCTGCGCCGGCATCCACCATGAGCGCGGGAACGCCGCCTGTGATGACGTCGGCGCCGATGCAGGCGCCGCGCGCGCAAGGCCCGACGCTCGCCGCAGTCGGCGGCTCGATGCGCCCGCAGGCGATGTCGTCACAGCCGGCGCCGGCAACACAGGACCAGCCCGCGCTACGCATCGCGAGCTTTCAGGAACTCGTCGCGCTGGCCGGCAAGAATCGTGACCTGATCACCAAGAGCGCGCTGGAGATGGACGTGCGGCTGGTCCGCTTCGAAGAGGGACGGCTGGAGATCGCGCTGGAACGGACGGCGCAGCGCTCGCTTGTCTCGGACCTCGGCCGCAAGCTGGAAGACTGGACCGGCCGGCGCTGGACGGTGATCGTTTCCAACGAGCCGGGTCAGGCGACCTTGCGCGAGCAGAACCTGCGCGCCAAGAGCGAGCGAGAGGCGGCGGCGGAGGCCGATCCGCGCGTACAGGAGATCCTGGCGCGGTTCCCGGGCACCAAGGTGGTCGAAGTGCGCCGGCTCGCCCCCGAGCCGCCCGAATCGGACGCCAGTGCTGTCGAGCCGCCCGACGAGTCCGACGATGATGATTTCTAG
- a CDS encoding YbaB/EbfC family nucleoid-associated protein: MADFLGMMKQAAQLQTKMQEMQEELGNVEVEGISGGGLVAVRMTAKMDVKSIKIDPSLLKPEEAEILEDLLVTAHGDARRKAEAAMQEKMQAITGKLGLPPGFGFG, from the coding sequence ATGGCTGACTTTCTCGGCATGATGAAACAGGCGGCGCAGCTGCAGACGAAGATGCAGGAGATGCAGGAGGAACTCGGCAACGTCGAGGTCGAGGGCATCTCGGGCGGCGGTCTGGTTGCCGTGCGCATGACCGCCAAGATGGACGTGAAGAGCATCAAGATCGATCCGTCGCTGCTCAAGCCGGAGGAGGCCGAGATCCTGGAGGACCTGCTGGTCACCGCGCATGGCGATGCGCGGCGCAAGGCGGAAGCCGCGATGCAGGAGAAGATGCAGGCCATCACCGGCAAGCTCGGCCTGCCGCCAGGCTTCGGTTTTGGTTAG
- the recR gene encoding recombination mediator RecR, with protein MAVAGPEIERLIQLLARLPGLGPRSARRAALHLIKKREALMVPLASALQVAIDRIQVCKTCGNIDTQNPCTVCTDPRRDPAMIVVVADVADLWALERAKASNGRYHVLGGTLSPLDGVGPQDLTIDALVQRAHAPEVQEIILALNATVDGQTTAHYITDLLQEANVKVTRLAHGVPVGGELDYLDEGTLSAAMRQRTLF; from the coding sequence ATGGCCGTCGCTGGTCCTGAGATCGAACGCCTGATCCAGCTGCTCGCGCGCCTGCCCGGCCTCGGGCCGCGTTCGGCGCGGCGCGCCGCCCTGCATCTCATCAAGAAGCGCGAGGCGCTGATGGTGCCGCTTGCCTCGGCGCTGCAGGTCGCGATCGATCGCATCCAGGTCTGCAAGACCTGCGGCAACATCGATACGCAGAATCCCTGCACGGTGTGCACCGATCCGCGGCGCGATCCCGCGATGATCGTCGTCGTCGCCGATGTCGCCGACCTCTGGGCGCTGGAGCGCGCCAAGGCCTCGAACGGCCGCTATCACGTGCTCGGCGGCACCTTGTCGCCGCTCGACGGAGTCGGTCCGCAGGATCTCACCATCGACGCGCTGGTGCAGCGCGCGCATGCGCCGGAGGTGCAGGAGATCATCCTCGCTCTGAACGCGACGGTCGACGGCCAGACCACGGCGCACTACATCACCGACCTCCTGCAGGAGGCGAACGTCAAGGTCACGCGGCTGGCGCATGGCGTGCCGGTCGGCGGCGAGCTCGACTATCTCGACGAAGGCACGCTCTCGGCCGCGATGCGGCAGCGGACCTTGTTCTAA
- a CDS encoding AmpG family muropeptide MFS transporter yields MTVPEASSDITATGAKPEAAPKAPTWRESMAVYLQPRVLVVLFLGFSSGLPLALSGSTLQIWMRELGVDLGTIGLFALVGTPYTLKFLWAPLVDALHVPLLTRAFGRRRGWLVFAQLLLIAAILLLALTDPAHAPFMVALAALLVAAMSATQDIVVDAFRVESLPESEQAAGMAAYVAAYRIGMLVSTAGALVVVSAFENSGLTRPSSWMWGYVAMAGLVLIGTITALAATEPAQSQQAEAAMGADTALTRVMHAAAGAFVEFLGRRDALTALAFVVLFKFTDAFSGTMTAPFVIDLGFSKVDYAAIVKGVGLAATLAGGFAGGFVARRYSLATSLWIGGIVQALANLSFSWLAIVGVNQWALALAISAENFTSAIGTVIFVAYLSALCQNPLHTATQYALLTALAAVGRTYLSSGAGYVAKATGWPAFFVICVLVAIPSLVLLAWLQRRGHFDDLGPVKL; encoded by the coding sequence ATGACCGTACCTGAGGCTTCTTCCGACATCACCGCGACCGGCGCAAAGCCCGAGGCTGCGCCAAAAGCCCCCACCTGGCGCGAGAGCATGGCCGTCTATCTGCAGCCGCGCGTGCTCGTGGTGCTGTTCCTCGGATTTTCGTCGGGGCTGCCGCTGGCGCTGTCCGGCTCGACCTTGCAGATCTGGATGCGCGAGCTCGGCGTCGACCTCGGGACCATCGGGTTGTTCGCGCTCGTCGGCACGCCCTACACGCTGAAATTCCTCTGGGCGCCGCTGGTCGACGCGCTGCACGTGCCGCTGCTGACGCGCGCCTTCGGGCGGCGGCGCGGCTGGCTGGTGTTCGCGCAACTGCTGCTGATCGCCGCCATCCTGCTGCTGGCGTTGACCGACCCGGCGCACGCGCCGTTCATGGTGGCGCTGGCCGCGCTGCTGGTCGCCGCGATGTCGGCGACCCAGGACATCGTGGTCGATGCCTTCCGCGTCGAGAGCCTGCCGGAGAGTGAGCAGGCCGCGGGCATGGCGGCGTATGTCGCCGCCTACCGCATCGGCATGCTGGTCTCGACCGCCGGCGCACTGGTGGTGGTCAGTGCATTCGAGAACTCGGGGCTGACGCGTCCGTCGTCCTGGATGTGGGGCTATGTTGCGATGGCCGGATTGGTGCTGATCGGCACGATCACGGCCCTCGCGGCGACCGAGCCGGCCCAGTCGCAGCAGGCGGAGGCCGCGATGGGTGCGGACACCGCGCTCACCCGCGTGATGCACGCGGCTGCCGGAGCCTTCGTCGAATTCCTCGGCCGACGTGATGCGCTCACGGCGCTCGCCTTCGTCGTGCTGTTCAAGTTCACCGACGCCTTCTCCGGCACGATGACCGCGCCGTTCGTGATCGATCTCGGCTTCAGCAAGGTCGACTACGCCGCGATCGTGAAAGGCGTCGGCCTCGCCGCCACGCTCGCCGGCGGCTTTGCCGGCGGTTTCGTCGCGCGGCGCTACTCGCTCGCCACCAGCCTGTGGATCGGCGGCATCGTGCAGGCGCTGGCCAACCTGTCGTTCTCATGGCTCGCCATCGTCGGCGTCAATCAGTGGGCGCTGGCGCTGGCGATTTCTGCGGAGAACTTCACCAGCGCGATCGGCACCGTGATCTTCGTCGCCTATCTCTCTGCGCTGTGCCAGAACCCGCTGCACACCGCGACCCAATATGCGCTGCTCACCGCGCTCGCCGCGGTTGGACGAACCTATCTGTCATCGGGCGCGGGCTATGTGGCGAAAGCGACCGGCTGGCCTGCATTCTTCGTCATCTGCGTGCTCGTCGCGATCCCGAGCCTCGTGCTGCTCGCTTGGCTGCAACGGCGTGGGCATTTCGATGATTTGGGGCCGGTGAAGCTGTAG
- a CDS encoding DNA recombination protein RmuC, translating to MTAASQSLNPVVIMIGDLPVRASDALIGFGVLVVLLLVMIVAAVVRSGRRGAELAAQQAMRSDEIEQRFSEMIRVQSEASGRVDAMAQLLAGRQVDLARSVNERLDAVTHRVGQSMEQSTRHTMDSLRVLHERLGIIDNAHRDLSELTTQVTTLRDVLANKQSRGAFGQARMEAIVQDGLPKGSYAFQHTLASGKRPDCVVFLPDARPLCIDAKFPLEAVTALHDAETDEEKRTAAQRLRTDVLRHVNDIAEKYLVVGETQDTALMFVPSESVYAEIHDGFDDVIQKAYRARVVLVSPSLLMLAIQVMQQIMKDARIRDAADQIRNEVIHLGDDLGRLRERVLKLQKHFGDVGEDIRQILISADKIEKRAARIEELDFSKQDTPVESPRIAPATSTAPDLFPLAGRVQAGE from the coding sequence ATGACCGCCGCCAGCCAGTCCCTCAATCCTGTCGTCATCATGATCGGCGACCTTCCGGTCCGCGCCAGCGATGCGCTGATCGGATTTGGCGTGCTGGTGGTGCTGCTGCTCGTGATGATCGTGGCGGCCGTGGTGCGTTCCGGCCGGCGCGGCGCCGAGCTCGCGGCCCAGCAGGCGATGCGCAGCGATGAGATCGAACAACGGTTCAGCGAGATGATCCGCGTCCAGAGCGAGGCCTCCGGCCGGGTCGACGCGATGGCGCAGCTGCTCGCCGGCCGGCAGGTTGATCTTGCCCGCAGCGTCAACGAACGGCTCGATGCGGTGACTCATCGCGTCGGACAGTCGATGGAGCAGAGTACGCGGCACACCATGGATAGTCTGCGCGTGCTGCACGAGCGGCTCGGCATCATCGACAATGCCCACCGTGATCTCAGCGAGCTGACGACCCAGGTCACGACCCTGCGCGACGTCCTCGCCAACAAGCAGTCGCGCGGCGCGTTCGGCCAGGCACGGATGGAGGCGATCGTGCAGGACGGACTGCCGAAGGGCAGCTACGCGTTCCAGCACACGCTCGCCAGCGGCAAGCGGCCCGACTGCGTGGTGTTCCTGCCCGATGCGCGGCCGCTGTGCATCGACGCCAAGTTTCCGTTGGAAGCCGTGACCGCGCTGCATGATGCGGAGACGGACGAGGAGAAGCGCACCGCCGCACAGCGCCTGCGTACCGACGTGCTGCGTCACGTCAACGACATCGCGGAGAAATATCTGGTGGTCGGCGAGACGCAGGACACCGCGCTGATGTTCGTGCCGTCGGAATCGGTCTATGCCGAGATCCATGATGGCTTCGACGACGTCATCCAGAAAGCATATCGCGCGCGCGTCGTGCTGGTGTCGCCGTCGCTGCTGATGCTCGCGATCCAGGTCATGCAGCAGATCATGAAGGACGCACGCATCCGCGACGCCGCCGACCAGATCCGCAACGAGGTGATCCATCTCGGGGACGATCTCGGCCGCTTGCGCGAGCGCGTGCTCAAGCTGCAGAAGCATTTCGGCGATGTCGGCGAGGACATCCGCCAGATCCTCATCTCGGCCGACAAGATCGAGAAGCGCGCCGCGCGGATCGAGGAGCTCGACTTCAGCAAACAAGACACGCCGGTGGAGTCGCCACGCATCGCGCCGGCTACGAGCACCGCGCCGGATTTGTTTCCGCTGGCGGGACGCGTGCAGGCGGGCGAGTGA
- the def gene encoding peptide deformylase — MSLREIIILPDRQLRLVSKPVEKVTPEIRQLVDDMFQTMYDAPGIGLAAIQVAQPLRVITMDLAKPDANGEGKREPRVFINPEIVAKSDELSVYEEGCLSIPEYYEEVERPARVRVRFTDLDGLVREEDAEGLYATCIQHEIDHLNGVLFIDYLSKLKRDRVMKKFAKAAKRASE, encoded by the coding sequence ATGTCCCTAAGAGAAATCATCATTCTGCCGGACCGGCAGTTGCGGCTGGTGTCCAAGCCGGTCGAGAAGGTCACGCCGGAGATCCGGCAGCTGGTCGACGACATGTTTCAGACCATGTACGACGCGCCTGGCATCGGGCTCGCAGCGATTCAGGTCGCGCAGCCGCTGCGCGTCATCACCATGGATCTGGCCAAGCCCGACGCGAACGGGGAAGGCAAGCGCGAGCCGCGCGTCTTCATCAATCCGGAGATCGTTGCCAAGTCGGACGAGCTGTCGGTCTACGAGGAAGGCTGCCTGTCGATCCCCGAATATTACGAGGAGGTCGAGCGGCCGGCGCGGGTGCGCGTGCGCTTCACCGATCTCGACGGGCTGGTTCGCGAGGAGGATGCCGAGGGGCTCTACGCCACCTGCATCCAGCACGAGATCGACCATCTCAACGGCGTGCTGTTCATCGACTATCTGTCGAAGCTCAAGCGCGACCGCGTGATGAAGAAGTTCGCCAAGGCCGCCAAGCGCGCCAGCGAGTAA
- the fmt gene encoding methionyl-tRNA formyltransferase, with amino-acid sequence MPLRLIFMGTPDFAVPTLLELAGHGHEIAAVYTRAPKPGGRRGLALVPTPIETEARRLGIPVLTPKTLKTEDALAAFRAHEADAAVVVAYGMILPQAILDAPKLGCYNLHASLLPRWRGAAPINRAIMAGDAESGVMVMKMDVGLDTGDVAMAERLPITDAMTASDLHDRLSRIGADLMVRAMAALERGGLTLTKQAEEGVTYAAKIEKAEARIDWTKPAHTVLRHIHGLSPFPGAWSEVVLDGEAVRLKMLRCEQAGGAGAPGTVLDDQLTIACADGAIRITELQRAGKGPMKAADFLRGTPLNRGARFS; translated from the coding sequence ATGCCGCTTCGCCTGATCTTCATGGGCACGCCGGATTTCGCCGTGCCGACCCTGCTCGAACTCGCCGGCCACGGCCACGAGATCGCGGCGGTCTATACGCGCGCGCCCAAACCCGGCGGCCGCCGCGGCCTGGCGCTGGTGCCGACGCCGATCGAGACCGAGGCGCGCCGGCTCGGCATTCCCGTGCTCACGCCGAAGACGCTGAAGACCGAGGACGCGCTGGCTGCGTTCCGCGCCCATGAGGCCGATGCCGCCGTTGTCGTCGCCTATGGCATGATCCTGCCGCAGGCGATTCTCGATGCACCGAAACTCGGCTGCTACAACCTCCACGCCTCGTTGCTGCCACGCTGGCGCGGCGCCGCGCCGATCAACCGTGCCATCATGGCAGGGGACGCTGAAAGCGGCGTGATGGTCATGAAGATGGATGTCGGTCTCGACACCGGCGACGTTGCGATGGCCGAGCGTCTGCCCATCACCGACGCGATGACGGCGTCCGATCTGCACGATCGCCTCTCGCGGATCGGTGCCGACCTGATGGTGCGCGCGATGGCGGCGCTGGAGCGCGGCGGGCTGACGTTGACGAAGCAGGCCGAGGAGGGCGTCACCTACGCTGCCAAGATCGAGAAGGCGGAGGCGCGGATCGATTGGACGAAGCCGGCGCATACGGTGCTGCGGCACATCCACGGCCTGTCGCCATTTCCCGGCGCCTGGAGCGAGGTCGTGCTCGACGGCGAGGCGGTACGGCTGAAGATGCTGCGCTGTGAGCAGGCCGGCGGCGCGGGCGCGCCCGGCACTGTTCTGGATGACCAGCTCACCATCGCCTGCGCCGACGGCGCGATCCGCATCACCGAGCTGCAGCGCGCCGGCAAGGGCCCGATGAAGGCCGCGGATTTCCTGCGCGGCACCCCATTGAATCGCGGTGCTCGTTTTTCGTAA
- the truA gene encoding tRNA pseudouridine(38-40) synthase TruA — protein MPRYKLTIEYDGAPFCGWQLQETLPSVQGALEAAVQATCGVPTRVHGSGRTDAGVHATGQVAHCDIAKEFRPDKLRDALNAHLRPNPVAVLAAEIMPDTFEARFSARRRHYRYRIVNRRSNLALEVGRVWRVPQRLDSDAMHAAAQRLIGKHDFTTFRDTECQAKSPEKTLDQLDVVRDGDAITILTSARSYLHSQVRSMVGSLVWVGQGRWTADDLAAALAARNRAACGVVAPPEGLYLVKVDY, from the coding sequence ATGCCCCGCTACAAGCTCACCATCGAATATGACGGCGCGCCGTTCTGCGGCTGGCAGCTGCAGGAGACCTTGCCGTCGGTGCAGGGCGCGCTCGAAGCGGCGGTGCAGGCGACCTGCGGCGTGCCCACGCGTGTGCACGGCTCAGGCCGCACCGACGCCGGCGTCCACGCTACCGGCCAGGTTGCGCATTGCGACATCGCCAAGGAGTTCCGCCCGGACAAGCTGCGCGACGCGCTCAACGCGCATCTGCGGCCGAACCCGGTCGCGGTGCTCGCCGCCGAGATCATGCCCGACACCTTCGAAGCGCGGTTCTCCGCGCGCAGGCGGCACTACCGTTACCGGATCGTCAATCGCCGCTCCAACCTCGCGCTGGAGGTCGGCCGCGTCTGGCGGGTGCCGCAGCGGCTCGATTCCGATGCAATGCATGCAGCCGCGCAGCGGCTGATCGGCAAGCACGACTTCACGACGTTCCGCGATACCGAATGCCAGGCGAAATCGCCGGAGAAGACGCTGGATCAGCTCGACGTCGTGAGGGACGGCGATGCGATCACCATCCTCACCTCCGCCCGCTCCTATCTGCATAGCCAGGTCCGCTCGATGGTCGGCTCACTGGTGTGGGTCGGGCAGGGTCGCTGGACCGCCGATGATCTGGCCGCCGCGCTCGCCGCGCGCAACCGCGCCGCCTGCGGCGTCGTCGCGCCGCCGGAAGGGCTTTACCTCGTGAAGGTCGACTACTAA
- the dapE gene encoding succinyl-diaminopimelate desuccinylase, whose protein sequence is MTDALAITRDLIRCPSVTPADAGALGVLEALLKDAGFTTHRVTFSEAGTADIDNLYARIGTDGPHITFAGHTDVVPPGDEAAWSLPAFSGEVKDGYIYGRGAVDMKGGIACSVAAALDYLRDHSGQPKGSISFLITGDEEDVSINGTIKLLKWAAERGERFDHCVLGEPSNQEVMGDCIKIGRRGSQSGTLIVEGKQGHVAYPHRASNPVPDISRLIVALSDEPLDNGSAQFQPSNLEFTTVDVGNTASNVIPGLARAKFNIRYNDCHTQETLRALVEERLTKACGNRIRARIDWLPSNSNVFLTKPGPFTDLAVAAIESVTGRKPELSTTGGTSDARFISSYCPVIEFGLVGQTMHQIDERASVADIATLTKIYRGILDRYFA, encoded by the coding sequence ATGACCGATGCCCTCGCCATCACCCGCGACCTGATCCGCTGCCCCTCCGTGACCCCGGCCGATGCCGGCGCGCTCGGCGTGCTCGAGGCCCTGCTGAAAGACGCGGGCTTCACGACGCATCGCGTGACGTTCTCCGAAGCAGGCACGGCCGACATCGACAACCTCTATGCCCGCATCGGCACCGACGGGCCGCACATCACGTTCGCCGGCCACACCGATGTGGTGCCGCCCGGCGATGAAGCGGCGTGGAGCCTGCCGGCGTTCTCGGGCGAGGTGAAGGACGGCTACATCTATGGCCGTGGCGCCGTCGACATGAAGGGCGGCATCGCCTGCAGCGTCGCGGCTGCACTCGACTATCTGCGCGATCACAGCGGACAGCCGAAGGGCTCGATCTCGTTCCTGATCACCGGCGACGAGGAGGACGTCTCGATCAACGGCACCATCAAGCTGTTGAAGTGGGCGGCCGAGCGCGGCGAGCGGTTCGACCATTGCGTGCTCGGCGAGCCGTCCAATCAAGAGGTCATGGGCGACTGCATCAAGATCGGCCGCCGCGGCTCGCAGTCCGGCACCTTGATCGTCGAGGGCAAGCAGGGCCACGTCGCCTACCCGCACCGCGCCTCCAACCCGGTGCCGGACATCTCGCGCCTGATCGTGGCCTTGTCGGACGAACCGCTCGACAACGGCAGCGCGCAGTTCCAGCCGTCGAATCTCGAATTCACCACCGTCGATGTCGGCAACACCGCCAGCAACGTCATTCCCGGACTGGCGCGGGCGAAGTTCAACATCCGCTACAATGACTGCCATACGCAGGAGACGCTGCGCGCGCTGGTCGAGGAGCGGCTGACGAAGGCCTGCGGCAATCGCATCCGCGCCCGCATCGACTGGCTGCCGTCGAACTCCAACGTGTTCCTGACCAAGCCCGGACCGTTCACCGACCTCGCGGTTGCGGCGATCGAGAGCGTGACGGGCCGCAAGCCGGAGCTCTCTACCACCGGCGGCACCTCCGACGCGCGCTTCATCTCGAGCTACTGCCCGGTGATCGAGTTCGGCCTGGTCGGCCAGACCATGCACCAGATCGACGAGCGCGCCTCGGTCGCCGACATCGCCACCCTGACGAAGATCTATCGCGGCATTCTCGATCGCTACTTCGCGTGA
- a CDS encoding DUF805 domain-containing protein yields the protein MDWTWFLFRFHGRINRAKLWLSLLVVLCWMVFAAALVAGASRLLGGPTAFSFNLTDIFAVLDPDTFRGLTRADIVPATFHVILTPVFVWVFAAGAIKRLHDRDRSGWWTVPFFVVPGLVNQYAERIPGTVIPAIVGGAGALLSLWAFIELYCLAGDPWTNRFGPNPLPKVRSSERSGQPRPPAPAWNQHKELEFTPHVASPPRGEAAIGSTSPPAK from the coding sequence ATGGACTGGACCTGGTTTCTGTTTCGCTTCCACGGCCGGATCAACCGCGCCAAGCTCTGGCTGTCGTTGCTGGTGGTGCTCTGCTGGATGGTCTTTGCCGCCGCGCTGGTGGCGGGCGCGAGCAGGCTGCTGGGCGGCCCGACGGCCTTCAGCTTCAATCTGACCGACATCTTCGCGGTCCTCGACCCGGACACCTTTCGCGGCTTGACCCGCGCCGATATCGTCCCCGCCACCTTCCACGTCATCCTCACCCCCGTGTTCGTCTGGGTGTTTGCCGCAGGCGCCATCAAGCGGCTGCATGACCGCGACAGGAGCGGCTGGTGGACGGTTCCGTTCTTCGTCGTGCCCGGGCTGGTCAACCAGTACGCGGAGCGGATTCCCGGGACGGTCATTCCAGCGATCGTGGGCGGCGCTGGTGCGCTGCTCTCGCTGTGGGCCTTCATCGAATTGTACTGCCTTGCCGGCGATCCCTGGACCAATCGCTTCGGGCCCAACCCGTTGCCGAAGGTCCGATCCAGCGAACGCTCCGGCCAGCCAAGACCGCCCGCGCCCGCCTGGAACCAGCACAAGGAGCTGGAGTTCACCCCGCACGTTGCGAGCCCGCCGCGAGGGGAAGCGGCAATCGGCAGCACTAGCCCGCCGGCAAAATAG